A part of Plasmodium coatneyi strain Hackeri chromosome 8, complete sequence genomic DNA contains:
- a CDS encoding P-type ATPase yields the protein MLHTQVMNLLEWVSTKIRGKSNENRIYLISNFEVSKENHELYIRKAQEKLKEEDLNIDLLFGKKHRNEIRTAKYKVYSFLPLIVFFQFLRLGNLYFLSISMLQLIPEITDSKGMPTYLIPLVFIIVVAMIKEFFEDLQRHKSDNEENSKKTMVFEGGILKEKKWADIRDGDVVKIFSYEYFPADLIILNSSNKKGVVNIETKNVDGESNVKQKYCLPDVVKYFQDDKHAGYCQTELISESPNDNIFDYKGHMLLPPLQYKKDGGKIVHFYDAYGGGTISGEDQTDGIKRKKTEKKKNNNNYHRGEDNKDGGTPRWNENEGNYSSNGGHINTDHLCAERTVVQVTIDNVVLRGTSLVNTKWIYGLVVNTGNRTKLMKNASTKSRQKWSRLEFVYGNHVIVLIICQVLISFIVAIAGVLWMRRKGYNLWYLNLGHQADSLKTFFITIGSMILLFGSFIPVDLLLIWEVVRLLQGYLINWDNDMYSAKSGRHALSKAGQLLEEMGNVTHIYSDKTGTLTQNIMQLQNIGLGNKGTYGFYDFSNIKENIIRKRGAGSHDSSDPFSPGSAASGGSHLSGINGGEDLPTRDSANPNISSEDGSRESCELPPLAWSKTSVNTHKEKKSLMQRNSLTSEHAAADVYTEDDFQRGENEFVFFNRILFVNKIYSIRNDVQDQVHFLLLVLSLCHSAMIRNVDIDEMEEVGGSPNETAEGAAVSAGVTVGPSSGPTEGVASPAPSRAASSEGTLEKTKIFDRETMINYTYLTQSQPQYDASSPDELALISTALYLGCEFVNRPNLTTIEIELTSTFAQRFILGEKAYNDFLQKKGYYEDNFDACFPEVNSPRERRGESKLNDATEKGSANRGSQVEDNTSILHMSIPMKNIFGSNKASPKEATKIEGKKSKRVVVPILAYEILDVFSFDNVRKRMSLIVKNEKKEIYMLVKGADTSVLKLAAKNQEHIVDHIMYQLNAFATSGLRTLVLGYKHLTEEEFTKMYQHHVEARRRSEMRKDDEGCLGKFYDEAEDNLIIIGCTGIDDKLQDDVPQVIQDLRDAGMTICVLTGDKLETAINIGHSINILNKETYNAVFTETDPTVLLEQMIIHEKNTNAANLLNVDHGTKWWNSVNWENLNLDLRSETILNFMKTNFYGSIKKSIISSSNMFNLKNENSLPELAKQEKIFNSFLESSESFANNCNDVEKSKAKDKVHYSQFSITITGEALDEIMKSKILKIKFYTLARSASTLIACRVTPKQKSLLVKENSAFNPRGTSLAIGDGANDVGMILMANVGVGIAGKEGLQAARSSDFTISEFKYLKKLLFVHGRESLRRNSFLVYFCIFRNVSFCLCSMVLNFWTGYSAIDAWNPWTKQIINIAFTSLPVIFFVALDKQLPHRILLKNPLLYETSPSTLWPLYSNKKIEFYTDKIKRFYKNIFHFCLIPFRLIPFFQKSTNKMKSWIGKRSKPEKYRSYGTHYLFVYLLFAIWLATVETIIMLHFATGQVDSIIKDHHNVDIDFHTFSQILYTHHVIAVNAVVVLLTNTWFVISHIVLWIEIIATLLFWFIVSNTRLFLDIIGADELHGTFEKAHSSGNFYLSMLVSLYVSLLPLILLMTYQFMKKPTMEQIVLEQLKLGKFEGLRKYEVKKLAYIDSKNSSHVFSHKGFAFAVEAKEAFWGLVQKAIYKIKIPLTKDEAGSAKPRRKN from the coding sequence ATGCTGCACACCCAAGTAATGAACCTCCTGGAGTGGGTATCCACAAAAATCAGGGGGAAGAGCAACGAAAACAGAATATACCTGATCTCCAATTTCGAAGTTAGCAAGGAAAACCATGAGCTGTATATAAGGAAAGCTCAAGAGAAGCTTAAGGAAGAGGACCTCAACATAGACCTACTatttgggaaaaaacacaGGAATGAAATAAGAACGGCGAAATATAAGGTGTATAGCTTCCTACCACTAATCgtcttttttcaattcctaCGTTTAGGAAATTTATACTTTCTGTCCATATCCATGCTACAACTCATCCCCGAAATTACAGACTCCAAGGGAATGCCCACCTACCTAATCCCTCTAGTATTCATTATCGTTGTGGCTATGATTAAGGAATTTTTCGAAGACCTACAAAGGCATAAATCGgataatgaagaaaacagTAAGAAGACAATGGTTTTCGAAGGGGGCAttttgaaggagaaaaaatgggcagATATAAGGGATGGAGATGTcgtgaaaatattttcctatgAATACTTCCCCGCCGATTTAATTATCCTCAATTCGtcgaacaaaaaaggagttgtAAACATTGAAACGAAGAATGTTGATGGAGAATCCAACGTAAAACAAAAGTATTGTCTCCCCGATGTAGTCAAATATTTCCAGGACGATAAACATGCTGGTTACTGCCAAACAGAATTAATAAGTGAAAGTCCCAATGATAATATTTTTGACTACAAGGGGCATATGCTTTTGCCCCCTCTTCAGTACAAAAAAGACGGAGGGAAAAtagtacatttttatgatgCCTATGGAGGGGGAACCATTTCTGGGGAGGATCAAACTGATggcataaaaagaaaaaaaacagaaaaaaaaaaaaataataataattaccaTAGAGGTGAAGACAATAAGGATGGAGGTACCCCTAGATGGAATGAAAACGAGGGAAATTATTCCTCCAATGGGGGCCACATCAATACTGATCACCTGTGTGCAGAACGCACAGTTGTCCAGGTCACCATAGACAATGTAGTCCTTAGAGGAACGTCCCTTGTAAACACCAAGTGGATCTATGGACTTGTTGTCAACACAGGAAATAGAACAAAACTGATGAAGAATGCCTCTACGAAATCAAGACAAAAATGGTCTAGACTGGAATTCGTTTATGGGAACCATGTAATCGTTCTAATAATATGCCAGGTGTTAATTTCCTTCATCGTTGCCATAGCTGGCGTTTTATGGATGAGGAGAAAGGGTTACAACTTATGGTACTTAAATTTAGGTCATCAGGCAGATAGCCTCAAAACGTTTTTTATCACCATTGGATCCATGATTCTTCTCTTTGGATCGTTCATACCGGTGGATTTACTTCTCATTTGGGAGGTCGTTCGACTTTTACAGGGATACCTAATTAACTGGGATAACGATATGTACAGTGCAAAAAGTGGGAGACATGCCTTAAGCAAAGCTGGACAGCTACTGGAAGAAATGGGGAACGTCACGCACATTTATTCAGACAAAACTGGCACGCTCACGCAGAACATAATGCAGCTGCAGAATATCGGGCTGGGAAACAAGGGCACTTATGGGTTCTACGATTTTAGCAACATTAAGGAGAACATCATAAGGAAGCGCGGGGCGGGCAGCCATGACAGTTCGGACCCCTTTTCCCCGGGCAGCGCAGCAAGTGGGGGAAGCCACCTAAGCGGGATAAACGGTGGGGAGGACCTGCCCACCAGGGACAGTGCCAACCCGAACATCAGCTCGGAGGACGGCAGTAGGGAATCGTGCGAATTGCCCCCCCTCGCGTGGTCGAAGACGTCAGTCAACACAcacaaggagaaaaagagcCTCATGCAGAGGAACAGCCTTACCAGCGAGCACGCGGCCGCGGATGTCTACACGGAGGACGATTTCCAAAGGGGTGAAAACGAGTTTGTTTTCTTCAACAGAATTCTCTTCGTCAATAAAATTTACAGCATCAGGAATGACGTGCAGGACCAGGTGCACTTCCTCCTGCTCGTTCTCAGCCTCTGCCACAGTGCGATGATAAGAAATGTAGACATCGATGAGATGGAAGAGGTAGGGGGATCGCCGAACGAGACAGCTGAAGGCGCTGCGGTTTCGGCAGGAGTCACGGTGGGACCCTCTTCCGGACCCACCGAAGGAGTCGCTTCCCCTGCCCCCTCCCGTGCGGCATCCAGCGAAGGCACCTTGGAGAAGACCAAAATATTCGACCGAGAAACCATGATCAACTACACATACCTCACTCAGTCGCAGCCACAGTACGACGCCAGCTCACCGGATGAACTGGCACTGATAAGCACAGCTCTCTACCTTGGCTGCGAATTCGTGAATAGACCCAACCTGACGACGATTGAAATTGAGCTGACGTCCACCTTCGCACAGAGGTTCATCCTGGGGGAGAAGGCGTACAACGATTTTCTGCAGAAGAAGGGTTACTATGAAGACAACTTTGATGCGTGCTTCCCGGAGGTGAATTCGCCCAGGGAGAGGAGGGGAGAGTCCAAGTTGAATGATGCCACTGAGAAGGGAAGTGCTAACCGGGGGAGTCAGGTAGAGGATAATACCAGCATCCTCCACATGTCCATCCCGATGAAGAACATCTTCGGGTCGAACAAAGCCAGCCCGAAGGAGGCGACCAAAAtcgaggggaaaaaaagcaagcgGGTGGTTGTGCCTATATTGGCCTACGAAATTCTAGACGTCTTCTCATTCGACAACGTGAGGAAGCGCATGTCCCTAATTGTAAagaatgagaagaaagaaatttacaTGCTAGTCAAGGGAGCGGACACTAGTGTATTGAAGCTAGCTGCAAAGAACCAGGAGCACATAGTAGACCACATAATGTACCAGCTGAATGCATTTGCTACATCTGGTTTAAGAACCCTCGTGTTAGGATATAAGCATCTAACGGAGGAAGAATTTACGAAAATGTATCAGCACCATGTGGAGGCGAGAAGAAGGTCGGAAATGCGCAAAGACGATGAAGGATGTTTGGGAAAGTTCTACGATGAAGCAGAGGATAATTTAATTATCATTGGCTGCACGGGGATTGACGACAAATTGCAGGACGACGTTCCGCAGGTGATACAGGACCTGCGAGACGCTGGAATGACCATCTGTGTGCTCACGGGAGATAAATTAGAGACAGCCATAAATATCGGACATTCAATTAACATATTAAATAAGGAGACGTACAACGCAGTGTTCACCGAAACAGACCCGACTGTTTTGTTAGAACAAATGATTATTCATGAGAAGAACACCAACGCAGCGAACCTGCTAAATGTGGACCATGGAACCAAATGGTGGAATAGCGTCAACTGGGAAAACCTAAACCTAGATCTACGATCAGAAactattttaaattttatgaaaacaaatttttacgGATCAATTAAGAAAAGCATCATCTCCTCTTCTAACATGTTCAATTTGAAGAATGAGAATTCTTTACCAGAACTAGCCAAACAGGAAAAGATATTCAATTCCTTCCTTGAGTCGAGTGAATCGTTTGCTAACAATTGTAACGATGTGGAAAAGAGCAAAGCAAAAGACAAGGTCCACTACTCACAGTTCTCCATAACCATCACGGGAGAAGCATTAGACGAAATTAtgaaaagtaaaattttgaaaataaaattctacACCTTAGCTAGGAGTGCATCTACACTCATTGCTTGTAGAGTAACACCAAAGCAAAAGTCCCTTTTGGTGAAAGAGAATTCTGCCTTCAATCCCAGGGGTACCTCTTTAGCCATTGGAGATGGAGCAAATGACGTGGGCATGATACTAATGGCTAATGTTGGCGTCGGAATAGCTGGTAAGGAGGGGTTACAAGCAGCAAGGTCTTCAGACTTTACCATAAGCGAATTTaagtacttaaaaaaattactcttCGTTCATGGAAGGGAATCTCTCAGGAGGAATTCCTTCTTAGTGtacttttgcatttttcgaAATGTGAGTTTTTGTCTCTGTTCGATGGTTTTGAATTTCTGGACAGGTTACAGTGCCATAGATGCGTGGAACCCCTGGACCAAGCAAATCATTAACATTGCTTTTACTTCCCtccctgttattttttttgttgccctGGATAAGCAGCTCCCTCATCGGATTCTCCTCAAGAATCCTCTCCTATATGAGACATCTCCATCCACATTATGGCCCCTTTACTCCAATAAGAAGATCGAATTCTACACCGATAAGATAAAGCGGTTTTacaaaaacattttccacttttgtcTGATCCCGTTTAGACTAATTCCCTTCTTTCAAAAGTCcacgaacaaaatgaagtccTGGATTGGCAAACGATCGAAACCGGAGAAGTACAGGTCCTACGGTACTCATTACCTTTTCGTTTATTTGCTCTTTGCCATTTGGCTAGCCACAGTGGAAACTATCATTATGCTCCACTTTGCCACTGGTCAGGTCGACTCAATAATCAAGGACCACCACAATGTAGATATAGATTTCCATACATTTTCACAAATTCTCTACACTCACCACGTCATAGCAGTCAATGCTGTCGTTGTGTTGCTAACCAACACATGGTTTGTTATTTCTCACATTGTCCTGTGGATAGAAATTATCGCAACGTTACTTTTCTGGTTCATCGTGAGTAACACTAGACTCTTTTTAGATATCATAGGGGCTGATGAATTGCATGGCACATTTGAAAAGGCGCACTCCTCAGGCAACTTCTACCTGTCGATGCTCGTCTCCCTGTACGTTTCCCTCTTACCTTTGATTCTCCTTATGACGTACCAGTTTATGAAGAAACCCACCATGGAGCAAATTGTCCTGGAACAACTCAAGCTGGGAAAGTTTGAAGGTCTCCGGAAATACGAAGTTAAGAAGCTCGCCTACATTGACAGCAAGAATAGCTCCCATGTCTTTTCGCACAAGGGCTTCGCCTTCGCCGTCGAGGCTAAGGAGGCCTTTTGGGGCCTCGTGCAGAAGGCTATTTACAAAATTAAGATTCCGCTTACCAAGGATGAGGCGGGCTCGGCCAAACCGAGGCGCAAAAATTGA
- a CDS encoding Ubiquitin--protein ligase: MAENKGKEDNEIFKIHKWSGVAAWSWDISVDNCAICRNHIMDLCIECQAKLNENDGNDKDKKMDKDSCTIAWGVCNHAFHLHCISRWIKARQVCPLDNTPWEFQKASN, encoded by the coding sequence ATGGCCGAgaacaaagggaaagaagacaATGAGATTTTCAAAATTCACAAATGGTCAGGTGTGGCGGCCTGGTCCTGGGACATCAGCGTAGATAACTGTGCCATTTGCAGAAACCATATAATGGATTTATGCATCGAATGTCAAGCAAAGTTAAACGAAAATGATGGAAACGATAAGGACAAGAAAATGGACAAGGACAGCTGCACGATAGCGTGGGGTGTGTGCAATCATGCCTTTCACCTTCACTGCATATCGAGGTGGATTAAGGCCAGACAGGTTTGTCCCCTGGATAACACGCCTTGGGAGTTCCAGAAGGCATCGAACTGA
- a CDS encoding KIR protein: MTLEKYNINDKDTIEGVADAYCYACSAEEDKDSATYYNLCHFLYFWIGNLIKNQLGTHKLNDVIQAFYDNLASEQCNNMCTKNIYPQIDKNIFEKTKEIFNYSYNYKTLKGNSKDKIPLCNDECTTYIQEVKAAYSNIQSSCSVLNSGDTFCDEFKNEYKKYFDEEGQKPKLPCEEVSEVEPEDEDESDTDEMEDPSCGLGVTKQDVPTDKDERLKNLPSKVMYGRFKGGKDYCIYPNFPTENIKNKLQRTLSDVEHAETIANGLCYVSTKKWENECDDTHCDPLYFWIGDKLFNELEKDNLFSNVMSTIETELGTIPDKHKCKFMDTDIDQNLFNRRKKIHDYTLNHEKIELQLKDRGTSSSSCDPKYNSYMGDIVTAYNYVSANCKQNNYRGEYCQQFRSKYRENSSWKLSGTKCALEPEEKTTTTASSIENGQSCGIEELQGGEKLGAAPVAVSSVLSVTAIPTVLFFLYKYNLLPSWIRSNTLFGGDGHNSTNNNRNKRSSVRRDLDTLIEDMSKTTTDDDSTIGGSTLGHSTFYSTDDSTLYNNERHRDGGRNIHGHRNVAYHRM, translated from the exons atgacaTTAGAAAAGTACAACATTAATGATAAAGATACAATTGAAGGAGTCGCGGACGCCTACTGTTACGCTTGTAGCGCAGAGGAAGACAAGGACAGTGCAACCTACTATAATCTTTGCCACTTTCTGTATTTTTGGATAggaaatttaataaaaaatcagTTGGGTACTCATAAACTTAATGACGTTATTCAAGCATTTTATGATAATCTGGCAAGTGAACAATGTAATAATATGTGTACTAAGAATATATATCCCCAAATCGATAAAAACATATTtgagaaaacaaaagaaatattcaatTACTCTTATAATTATAAGACTTTAAAGGGGAACTCAAAGGATAAGATACCCTTATGTAATGATGAATgtaccacatatatacaagaaGTTAAGGCAGCATATTCGAATATACAAAGTAGTTGCAGTGTACTTAATAGTGGGGATACATTTTGTGATGAATTTAagaatgaatataaaaaatattttgatgAAGAGGGGCAAAAACCGAAATTGCCATGTGAAGAAGTGTCCGAGGTGGAGCCCGAAGACGAGGATGAATCCGACACAGATGAAATGGAAGATCCCTCTTGTGGATTAGGAGTCACCAAGCAGGATGTCCCAACAGATAAG GATGAACGTTTGAAGAATTTACCTTCGAAGGTTATGTATGGTAGATTCAAAGGGGGTAAGGATTATTGCATCTATCCCAACTTCCCTACCGAAAACATAAAGAATAAATTGCAGAGAACCCTTAGTGATGTAGAGCATGCAGAAACAATTGCAAATGGCCTGTGTTACGTATCTACaaagaaatgggaaaatgagTGCGATGATACGCACTGTGATCCCTTGTATTTTTGGATTGGGGACAAATTATTCAATGAATTAGAGAAGGACAATTTATTTTCGAATGTTATGAGTACAATCGAAACAGAATTGGGAACCATTCCTGATAAACATAAGTGTAAATTTATGGACACCGATATCGACCAGAACCTTTTCaataggaggaagaaaatacacgattacaccctgaaccatGAGAAAATAGAGTTACAATTGAAGGATCGTGGGACTAGTAGTTCCTCATGTGATCCAAAATATAATAGTTACATGGGTGATATTGTTACAGCCTACAATTATGTAAGTGCTAATTGTAAGCAGAATAATTACAGAGGCGAATATTGTCAACAATTTAGGAGCAAGTATAGGGAAAATAGTAGTTGGAAACTGTCaggaacaaaatgtgcattagaaccagaagaaaaaacaacaacaacagcaagcAGCATAGAAAATGGACAATCCTGTGGAATAGAGGAATTACAGGGGGGTGAAAAATTAGGAGCTGCTCCTGTCGCTGTCTCCTCTGTACTTAGTGTGACAGCAATTCCAacagttcttttctttttatataag tataatcttctaccttcttggATAAGGAGCAACACCCTCTTTGGAGGGGACGGTCACAACAGCACAAATAacaatagaaataaaagaagttcCGTCCGAAGGGACCTCGACACTCTGATAGAGGACATGTCcaaaacaacaacagacgACGATTCCACAATAGGAGGTTCCACATTAGGTCACTCCACATTCTATTCAACGGATGATtctactttatataataatgaaCGACACAGGGacggaggaaggaatatccATGGTCACCGGAATGTAGCTTACCATCGTATGTGA
- a CDS encoding SICA antigen — MKYFGMLGKTRKRYRRAVQIRGPSLQEQLLAHVYQDSPHEYTLVKERKPRSTPIKRRKKPVPGRRRGVRRRMIIDIHLEVLDECQKRDTQFAQNDFFEILVQEFMGSEFIEEENVHEEQVPCLDSGFREEDFVPKEQVPMFRFRV; from the exons atgaag tactttggaatgcttggtaagacaagaaaacgttacagaagagctgtTCAAATACGTGGTCCATCCTTacaagaacaactccttgctCATGTGTACCAAGATTCTCcgcatgaatataccttagtaaaggaacggaAACCTCGTTCCacgcctataaaaaggaggaaaaagccGGTTCCTGGTCGTCgtcgtggtgtacgtcgccgcatgattattgatatccatttagaagtcttagacgaatgtcaaaaaagggacacaCAATTTGCACAGAatgacttttttgaaattttggttcaagaatttatgggaagcgaatttatagaagaagaaaatgttcatgaggaacaggttccatgtttagattccgggtttagggaggaagactttgttcctaaggaacaggttccaatgttcagattccgggtttag